From one Chlamydiifrater phoenicopteri genomic stretch:
- the tsaD gene encoding tRNA (adenosine(37)-N6)-threonylcarbamoyltransferase complex transferase subunit TsaD translates to MLTLGIESSCDETSVAVVKNKSTILSNIVASQEIHASFGGVVPELASRAHIKTFPSVFLKSLKESNISPKQLDLIAVSTEPGLIGSLSVGIQFAQGLSDALKKPLVGVNHVEAHIYSAYISQPEKILFPALGVVISGAHTALFLMESPTTFKLIGKTRDDAIGETFDKVASILELPYPGGPSIEKLAKEGNPQAYQFSEGKVPGYEFSFSGLKTAVMYAAKGNNTNKKTPNKPLTPQQRKDLAASFQRAAFASLARKIPLAAQTWKCKSILLGGGVSNNKYFQNLLNSLMDIPVFFPLKELCSDNAAMIALLGSAIYSTIGNEQHSNLKPCTRSSWEPAFP, encoded by the coding sequence ATGCTCACTTTAGGCATCGAAAGCTCTTGCGACGAAACATCTGTCGCTGTAGTCAAGAATAAAAGCACCATACTCTCTAACATCGTAGCTTCACAAGAAATACATGCTTCTTTTGGAGGAGTTGTTCCCGAGCTAGCCTCTAGAGCTCATATAAAAACCTTCCCTTCAGTTTTTCTAAAAAGTTTAAAAGAATCCAATATTTCCCCAAAACAACTAGATCTTATCGCGGTCTCTACGGAGCCAGGACTTATAGGATCTTTATCCGTAGGTATTCAGTTTGCTCAAGGACTCTCAGACGCCTTGAAAAAACCTCTCGTAGGAGTTAATCATGTTGAAGCGCATATTTATTCAGCATATATCAGCCAACCAGAGAAAATTCTTTTCCCTGCTCTCGGAGTCGTTATATCAGGCGCTCATACGGCTCTTTTTCTTATGGAGTCGCCCACGACATTTAAACTAATAGGCAAAACTAGAGATGATGCTATAGGAGAAACCTTCGATAAAGTCGCTAGCATACTAGAACTACCCTACCCAGGAGGACCTTCTATAGAAAAATTAGCCAAGGAAGGTAATCCTCAAGCTTACCAGTTTTCCGAAGGAAAGGTTCCTGGATATGAATTCTCCTTCAGCGGACTCAAAACTGCTGTCATGTACGCAGCAAAAGGAAATAATACCAACAAGAAAACCCCTAATAAACCTTTAACTCCACAACAAAGAAAAGACCTCGCCGCTTCTTTCCAACGAGCAGCCTTCGCTTCACTGGCACGAAAAATCCCTCTAGCAGCACAAACATGGAAATGTAAATCCATCCTCTTAGGAGGAGGCGTAAGCAATAATAAATATTTTCAAAATCTTCTTAACTCCTTAATGGATATTCCTGTATTTTTTCCCTTAAAGGAACTTTGTTCTGATAACGCTGCAATGATAGCCCTCCTAGGGTCTGCTATCTATTCAACCATAGGAAACGAACAACACTCAAATCTCAAGCCATGCACAAGATCTTCTTGGGAACCCGCCTTTCCCTGA
- a CDS encoding arginine repressor: protein MNKIILQVWDKMVEKLNAEALREALKEILESNDSPSTQEEICQKLTSMGFKVTQSTVSRMLKKIGATKTSIQGSLGYILLESEFRQPLPTSEIKEQVVSCEHNYNMIVLRTSPGSASLIARLLDYHFGKKFLGSIAGDDTIFLAPKSVEQIGDLHEDIAQFLRLR, encoded by the coding sequence ATGAATAAAATTATTCTACAGGTTTGGGATAAAATGGTTGAGAAGTTAAACGCAGAAGCGCTTCGGGAAGCTTTGAAGGAAATTCTTGAAAGTAATGATAGCCCTAGTACGCAAGAGGAGATTTGTCAAAAACTTACTTCTATGGGTTTTAAGGTCACGCAGTCTACTGTTTCTCGAATGTTAAAAAAAATCGGAGCGACCAAGACTTCTATTCAGGGAAGCTTGGGGTATATCCTTTTGGAATCAGAGTTTCGCCAACCCTTACCAACTTCAGAGATTAAGGAGCAGGTAGTTTCTTGTGAGCATAATTATAACATGATTGTGCTCAGAACCTCTCCAGGCTCGGCCTCACTTATAGCGAGATTACTGGATTATCATTTTGGGAAAAAATTTTTAGGTTCCATTGCTGGAGATGATACGATTTTTTTGGCGCCAAAATCTGTGGAGCAGATAGGAGATTTGCATGAGGATATCGCTCAATTTTTGCGTTTGAGGTAA
- a CDS encoding amino acid ABC transporter permease, with translation MSNVFLLLKGCCYTLGIVAASIIIGSTLGLIIGGLTCRYSHSKWLSRLGTAYVTIVRGTPLFIQILILYFGLPVVLGPWFAFSPLVSGIIALGLNSAAYLAENIRGGINAVSSGQWEVAKVLGYSPKQTFFHVLMPQVVRSVFPSVANEYIALIKESSILMVVGVPELTKVSRDIVARELNPMEMYGIAALLYLVMTSLCAYLSRRVEKGECHEC, from the coding sequence GTGTCTAACGTATTTTTGCTTTTGAAGGGCTGTTGCTACACTCTAGGTATAGTGGCGGCTTCCATAATCATAGGATCTACTCTCGGCCTTATCATAGGCGGGCTCACTTGTCGCTACTCCCACAGCAAATGGTTGTCCCGGTTAGGAACCGCATACGTAACAATAGTTCGGGGGACGCCATTATTTATCCAGATTCTCATACTGTATTTTGGGCTCCCAGTGGTTCTAGGTCCTTGGTTCGCCTTCTCGCCTTTAGTTTCCGGCATTATCGCTTTAGGCTTGAATTCTGCTGCTTATCTGGCGGAAAATATTCGAGGGGGGATTAACGCGGTCTCTTCAGGACAATGGGAGGTGGCTAAAGTATTGGGTTATTCTCCCAAACAAACGTTCTTTCACGTGTTAATGCCTCAAGTAGTGCGCTCTGTTTTTCCTTCCGTAGCTAATGAGTACATAGCCTTGATTAAAGAAAGTAGCATCTTAATGGTTGTCGGTGTTCCTGAGTTAACAAAAGTAAGCAGAGACATTGTTGCAAGGGAACTCAATCCCATGGAAATGTATGGAATAGCAGCTCTTTTATATCTTGTGATGACTTCTTTGTGTGCTTATCTTTCTCGTCGAGTAGAGAAAGGAGAGTGTCATGAGTGTTAG
- a CDS encoding amino acid ABC transporter ATP-binding protein, producing the protein MSVSVERIAITLGSKEIIKDASFSLEEGRITLLLGRSGSGKTTLLRALAGLVETSAGTITFSSKEHSRPGFVFQNPELFPHMTVLENCMHPQLIVKKQLTAIAEETAYSFLKKLGMEDFAQCYPARLSGGQKQRVAIARSLCMESKILLFDEPTSALDPYASDVFAAVVQDLREQGLTIGISTHDTRFAEKCRDRAYLVDSGRILAFYDVNKDMPVGDRELFCDFFSFPSR; encoded by the coding sequence ATGAGTGTTAGTGTAGAGAGAATAGCAATAACCTTAGGATCTAAAGAAATTATAAAAGACGCTTCTTTTTCTCTCGAAGAGGGCAGAATAACGTTGCTTTTAGGAAGAAGCGGATCGGGAAAGACCACTCTTCTTAGAGCTTTGGCTGGTCTTGTAGAAACTTCTGCAGGAACAATTACTTTTTCTTCGAAGGAACATTCTCGTCCAGGTTTTGTTTTTCAAAATCCCGAACTATTTCCTCATATGACTGTTTTGGAAAACTGTATGCATCCTCAGTTGATTGTGAAAAAGCAATTGACCGCAATCGCAGAAGAGACTGCATACAGCTTTCTAAAAAAATTGGGGATGGAAGATTTCGCTCAGTGTTATCCCGCAAGATTATCTGGCGGACAAAAACAGCGAGTAGCTATTGCGCGTTCTCTTTGTATGGAATCTAAGATTCTTTTATTTGATGAGCCGACTTCTGCTTTGGATCCTTATGCATCGGATGTTTTCGCCGCTGTCGTGCAAGATTTAAGAGAACAAGGCCTAACTATAGGAATTTCCACTCATGACACTCGCTTTGCAGAAAAGTGTAGAGATAGAGCCTATCTGGTGGATTCAGGAAGAATTTTAGCTTTTTATGATGTTAATAAGGATATGCCAGTAGGTGATAGAGAGTTATTTTGTGACTTCTTTTCCTTTCCTTCTCGATAG
- a CDS encoding YihY/virulence factor BrkB family protein — translation MLKKIRSSLSSIFKAFRSFKTKYFPIEKIKESRFVRVIKATISTVFYCELPREAAILSYYGVLTIIPILVFFFRLSEKLFANADLQKFLIEKFPSYATQIKEIGITASEASDSGTGIVLISSFFVFCWAGLLMLSSLEDGLNKISGNSVFKVSGNRLLAYLGILLVTPMVFILSYGSFIYVTKILPLLNPSFLPLTTSQYILKLFYSTLPYFVVCPSLFLCYYFLPRTKVLSSAAWIASAIIGIIYVSCQHWFLIMQIKLFNYSFTYGALVALPSFLLLLYICSFLFLVGGALTFSIQNLGYKFFSRNNALLEGYEKTVVCLEILLMSMHRFNKGLHALTASDISKSTRIPLGEITQCLDILVERGLVTGFGQKRNQQKYLPAFNFNELKALEVLMKIIGTNKNVKYKTSIEGSTAEKLLEDIMKSLRNNEHNVTILELTQNI, via the coding sequence ATGCTAAAAAAAATCCGTTCATCATTAAGCTCTATCTTTAAAGCATTTCGTTCTTTCAAAACTAAATATTTTCCTATAGAAAAGATCAAAGAATCCCGATTTGTTCGAGTCATAAAAGCTACTATATCAACAGTTTTTTACTGCGAGCTCCCAAGAGAAGCCGCTATTCTAAGTTACTACGGAGTCCTCACGATCATTCCCATACTAGTTTTCTTTTTCAGACTTTCAGAAAAACTTTTTGCTAACGCTGATCTACAAAAGTTTCTTATAGAAAAGTTCCCTAGCTACGCAACACAAATTAAAGAAATCGGTATCACAGCTTCTGAAGCCTCTGATTCGGGAACAGGCATCGTCTTAATCTCAAGCTTTTTTGTCTTTTGCTGGGCAGGACTACTAATGTTATCTTCTCTAGAAGATGGATTAAATAAAATATCAGGTAATAGTGTTTTCAAAGTGTCCGGCAACCGCTTGTTAGCATACTTAGGGATATTGCTTGTTACACCTATGGTTTTCATTCTTTCTTATGGATCTTTCATTTACGTAACAAAAATACTCCCATTACTAAACCCTAGCTTTCTTCCTCTGACAACGTCCCAATATATCTTGAAACTGTTCTATTCGACTCTTCCGTATTTCGTTGTTTGCCCTTCTTTGTTCCTTTGCTATTACTTTCTACCAAGGACAAAAGTATTATCTTCAGCTGCATGGATAGCCTCAGCCATCATAGGAATCATCTATGTATCTTGCCAACACTGGTTCCTGATCATGCAAATTAAACTATTCAACTACAGCTTTACCTACGGAGCTCTAGTCGCCCTCCCTTCCTTCCTTTTATTACTATACATATGTTCGTTCTTATTCCTAGTTGGAGGGGCATTAACATTTTCGATACAAAACCTTGGGTACAAATTCTTTTCAAGGAACAACGCCCTCCTTGAGGGGTACGAAAAAACTGTCGTGTGCTTAGAAATCCTACTCATGAGCATGCACAGATTTAACAAAGGACTCCACGCATTGACTGCTAGCGACATTTCCAAATCAACACGCATCCCCTTGGGGGAAATCACCCAATGTCTTGATATTTTAGTGGAAAGAGGACTAGTAACAGGATTTGGTCAAAAAAGAAATCAGCAAAAATATCTTCCCGCATTCAATTTCAACGAATTAAAAGCCTTAGAAGTTCTTATGAAAATCATAGGAACAAACAAAAACGTTAAATATAAAACTAGCATCGAAGGAAGTACTGCTGAAAAACTACTAGAAGATATCATGAAAAGCCTACGAAACAACGAACATAACGTGACTATATTGGAGCTTACTCAGAACATTTAA
- a CDS encoding class I SAM-dependent methyltransferase, whose translation MNNPKKVYLRNSKRPFLKKSETTTKCSDTSWGKVAKEYHSIVGSDGHFYHREVILPNIQTFIDISSKDFFIDIGCGQGVFEKILPKNSKYLGIDISKELVKLAERSKISPKHEFVVADLTKPELPQKTQAHFESASKAVAILSLQNMTNPEVAISHASKLLNNNGLFVIILNHPCFRIPRLSSWQYDENQGLMYRRVDRYLSKQKIPIQNNPGRKHSALTWSFHFPLSFWITALKDCGFHLVDMEEWTSPKQSYGKRGKAENLARKEFPLFLALKAQKIRH comes from the coding sequence ATGAATAACCCTAAAAAAGTATACCTAAGGAATTCGAAGAGACCTTTTCTAAAAAAATCTGAAACAACAACTAAATGTTCAGATACCTCATGGGGAAAGGTTGCTAAAGAATACCACTCTATAGTCGGTTCTGATGGACATTTTTACCATAGAGAAGTCATCCTCCCTAATATTCAAACATTCATTGACATCTCATCCAAAGACTTCTTTATAGACATTGGATGCGGTCAAGGAGTTTTTGAAAAAATACTTCCTAAAAACTCTAAATATCTGGGAATAGATATTTCGAAAGAACTCGTTAAATTGGCAGAAAGAAGCAAGATATCCCCCAAACACGAGTTTGTCGTTGCAGATCTAACAAAGCCAGAACTTCCCCAAAAGACTCAAGCCCATTTTGAATCGGCATCAAAAGCCGTTGCTATACTTTCTCTACAAAATATGACAAACCCTGAAGTAGCGATATCACATGCAAGCAAGCTATTAAATAACAATGGATTATTTGTTATTATCTTAAATCACCCATGCTTTCGCATCCCTAGACTATCTTCATGGCAGTATGATGAAAATCAAGGATTAATGTATCGAAGAGTAGATCGCTATCTATCCAAACAAAAAATACCTATACAAAATAATCCGGGAAGAAAACATTCTGCTCTTACATGGTCGTTCCATTTTCCTCTAAGTTTTTGGATAACAGCTTTAAAGGATTGTGGATTTCATCTCGTTGACATGGAAGAATGGACCTCTCCAAAACAATCTTACGGGAAACGAGGGAAAGCGGAAAACCTTGCTAGAAAAGAGTTTCCTTTGTTTTTAGCTTTAAAAGCTCAAAAGATTCGCCATTAA
- the rpe gene encoding ribulose-phosphate 3-epimerase, whose protein sequence is MKRDRILVAPSIMGADLSKLGEEVALAKVSGADFLHIDIMDGHFVPNLTFGPDVIAAVNRTSDIFLEVHAMIYNPFDFVEKFVASGADRIVVHFESSEDIEELLAYIKKCGVQSGVAFSPETSVEFIPKFFGKTDLILLMSVHPGFAGQSFIAETVDRVRFVRQELDRAIEQGVAPSLIEVDGGIDNQTAHGCIEAGADALVAASYLFKGRERGESMQQRIALLRG, encoded by the coding sequence TTGAAGCGAGACCGGATTTTAGTGGCTCCTTCCATTATGGGGGCTGATTTGTCAAAATTAGGAGAGGAAGTAGCTTTAGCTAAAGTTTCTGGAGCTGACTTTCTGCATATAGACATAATGGACGGCCATTTTGTTCCCAACTTAACTTTTGGGCCAGATGTTATAGCTGCTGTTAATAGAACTTCGGACATTTTTCTGGAGGTTCATGCAATGATTTATAATCCGTTTGATTTTGTGGAAAAGTTTGTTGCTTCTGGAGCGGATAGAATCGTAGTTCATTTTGAATCTTCTGAAGATATTGAGGAGTTATTAGCCTATATCAAGAAGTGTGGCGTTCAGTCTGGGGTAGCGTTCTCTCCAGAAACTTCCGTAGAGTTTATTCCAAAGTTTTTTGGGAAGACAGATCTTATTCTGTTGATGTCTGTTCATCCCGGATTTGCTGGACAGTCTTTTATCGCAGAAACTGTTGATCGCGTCCGATTTGTTCGACAAGAACTAGATAGAGCCATAGAACAAGGGGTTGCTCCAAGCCTTATTGAAGTAGATGGTGGTATAGATAATCAAACGGCTCATGGTTGTATTGAGGCAGGAGCGGATGCCTTAGTAGCGGCCTCGTACCTGTTTAAAGGAAGGGAGAGGGGCGAGTCTATGCAGCAAAGAATAGCGTTATTGAGAGGATAA
- a CDS encoding elongation factor P, which produces MVLSNQLTAGMFVSLKDGLFKILSIEKITGPKGDVFFKVFLKSPDSDVVLERNFKSGQEVKEAQFESRTLEYLYMEGSSYLFLDLGDYEKILISEEIMKDRNLLLKAGTTVTALVYGDTVFSVELPNFLELMVSKTDFPGEDMPISGGAKKALLETGVEILVPPFIEIGDVIKIDTRTCEYIQRV; this is translated from the coding sequence ATGGTACTAAGTAATCAGCTCACAGCGGGGATGTTTGTCTCCTTGAAGGATGGGTTGTTTAAAATTTTATCTATAGAGAAAATAACAGGCCCAAAGGGGGATGTATTTTTTAAAGTTTTCTTGAAGTCTCCTGATTCAGACGTTGTTTTGGAAAGAAATTTCAAGTCTGGGCAAGAAGTCAAGGAAGCACAATTTGAGAGCAGGACATTAGAGTACTTATACATGGAAGGATCCTCATATCTCTTTTTAGATCTTGGCGATTACGAGAAGATTTTGATATCAGAAGAAATTATGAAGGATAGGAATCTTTTGTTAAAGGCTGGCACCACCGTTACAGCTTTGGTTTATGGAGACACTGTTTTTTCTGTAGAGCTTCCTAATTTTTTGGAGCTTATGGTTTCAAAGACAGATTTTCCTGGTGAAGACATGCCTATTTCTGGGGGAGCCAAAAAAGCTCTTTTAGAAACCGGTGTGGAGATATTGGTGCCTCCGTTTATTGAAATTGGTGATGTTATCAAAATCGATACTCGAACCTGCGAGTATATTCAAAGGGTATGA
- the accB gene encoding acetyl-CoA carboxylase biotin carboxyl carrier protein gives MDLKQIEKLMIAMGRNGMKRFVIKKEGLELELEKDSGQSNEMPGFYDGRLFSGFSREKPIPSDPINKESAEDSSVSKSAPEADVGLFVNSPLVGTFYSAPSPDSPPFVKPGDTISEDTIVCIVEAMKVMNEVKAGIKGKVVEVLLTNGDPVQFGSKLFRVMKVD, from the coding sequence ATGGACTTAAAACAGATAGAGAAGTTAATGATCGCCATGGGGCGTAATGGAATGAAACGTTTCGTTATAAAAAAGGAAGGGTTAGAGCTAGAGTTAGAAAAAGATTCTGGTCAATCTAATGAGATGCCGGGTTTTTATGATGGCAGGTTGTTTTCAGGTTTTTCTAGAGAGAAGCCTATTCCTTCCGACCCTATTAATAAAGAGTCTGCAGAGGATTCTTCGGTTAGTAAAAGCGCTCCAGAAGCTGACGTTGGTTTGTTTGTCAATTCTCCTTTGGTTGGCACCTTTTACAGCGCCCCTTCACCAGATTCTCCGCCTTTTGTGAAGCCTGGGGACACGATTTCAGAAGACACTATTGTCTGTATTGTAGAAGCGATGAAAGTAATGAACGAAGTAAAAGCTGGAATCAAAGGCAAGGTTGTGGAGGTTTTGTTGACTAATGGGGATCCCGTTCAGTTTGGATCGAAGCTTTTTCGTGTGATGAAGGTTGATTAA
- the accC gene encoding acetyl-CoA carboxylase biotin carboxylase subunit, with protein sequence MKKVLVANRGEIAVRIIRACHDLGLSTVAVYSQADEEALHVLLADEAVCIGESQASKSYLKIANILAACEITGADAVHPGYGFLSENANFASISESCGLTFIGPSSESIATMGDKVAAKNLAKKVKCPIIPGSPGVVADEAEGLKIAEKIGFPIVIKAVAGGGGRGIRIVRSKDEFYRAFSAARAEAEAGFNNPDVYIEKFIENPRHLEVQVLGDKHGNYVHLGERDCTLQRRRQKLIEETPSPILTSEIRRKVGAMAVELARAAGYYSVGTVEFLLDKDKKFYFMEMNTRIQVEHTITEEISGIDLVKEQIRVAQGEKLSWKQKNIKFSGHVIQCRINAEDPSNNFAPSPGRLDYYLPPAGPAVRVDGACYSGYVIPPYYDSMIAKVIVKGKDREEAIAIMKRALKEFHVGGVHSTIPFHQFMLNNEDFINSNYDINYIDNLLEKGESLI encoded by the coding sequence ATGAAAAAAGTTCTCGTAGCTAATAGGGGGGAAATTGCAGTTAGAATTATTCGGGCGTGTCACGATTTAGGGTTATCTACTGTGGCAGTATATTCACAAGCTGATGAAGAGGCTCTTCATGTTTTGCTTGCTGATGAGGCTGTGTGTATAGGCGAATCTCAAGCTTCGAAGTCGTATCTCAAGATAGCCAATATTTTAGCTGCTTGCGAGATTACTGGTGCTGATGCTGTACATCCAGGATATGGGTTTCTTAGTGAGAATGCAAATTTTGCATCTATTTCTGAAAGCTGTGGATTAACGTTTATAGGTCCTAGTTCGGAGTCTATAGCTACTATGGGAGATAAGGTTGCTGCAAAGAACTTGGCTAAGAAGGTTAAGTGTCCGATTATTCCTGGTTCTCCCGGAGTTGTTGCTGATGAGGCTGAAGGATTAAAGATTGCAGAGAAGATAGGCTTCCCTATTGTTATCAAAGCTGTTGCTGGGGGAGGCGGTAGAGGTATTAGAATAGTTCGCTCAAAAGACGAGTTTTATAGAGCGTTCTCTGCTGCTAGAGCTGAAGCGGAAGCTGGGTTTAATAATCCTGATGTGTATATTGAGAAGTTTATTGAAAACCCCAGGCATTTGGAAGTACAGGTTTTGGGAGATAAGCACGGAAATTATGTCCATCTTGGGGAGAGAGATTGTACCTTACAACGTAGAAGGCAGAAGCTTATAGAAGAAACACCCAGTCCCATTTTGACTTCTGAGATACGTCGCAAGGTAGGGGCGATGGCTGTAGAGTTGGCTCGCGCGGCTGGATACTATTCTGTGGGTACTGTGGAGTTCCTTCTTGATAAGGATAAGAAATTTTATTTCATGGAAATGAACACTCGAATTCAAGTCGAGCATACTATTACTGAGGAAATTTCTGGGATAGATTTAGTTAAAGAGCAGATACGAGTGGCTCAAGGAGAGAAGCTTTCCTGGAAGCAGAAGAACATTAAATTTTCTGGACATGTGATTCAGTGTAGGATTAATGCTGAAGATCCGAGTAATAATTTTGCTCCTTCACCGGGGCGGTTAGATTATTATCTACCTCCGGCAGGGCCTGCAGTTCGGGTAGATGGGGCTTGCTATAGTGGGTATGTTATTCCGCCATACTATGATTCCATGATAGCTAAAGTGATTGTGAAGGGGAAAGATAGAGAAGAGGCGATAGCCATAATGAAAAGGGCATTAAAAGAATTTCATGTAGGCGGAGTGCACTCCACAATACCTTTTCACCAGTTTATGTTGAACAACGAAGATTTCATTAACTCTAACTATGATATCAACTACATAGACAATTTGTTAGAGAAGGGCGAGTCTTTGATATAG
- the bioA gene encoding adenosylmethionine--8-amino-7-oxononanoate transaminase: MRNDVLAKDAEFVWHPFTQHAIDASPIVIKKAKGCYLYSENDRYLDAISSWWCNLHGHAHPLIAKSIYKQAKTLEHVIFSGMTHSPAVSLLDQLIPLLPKGICKGFFSDNGSTSVEIAIKMAIQYFQNQRSPRSRIVKLTNSYHGDTFGTMSLSCNLFASPFSSFLFETITLPSPYPGQENLAAETAEKLFNNNKDIAAFIYEPILQGAGGMKIFDAKTFDYILTLAKQNEVICIADEVLTGFGRTGPLFASSLMKEQPDIICLSKGLTGGFLPLALTATTKTIYEGFLSTDRKKAFLHGHTYTANPLGCAAAIESLKLTQSEKCSKQRTFIENSHKKFQKQHGHRWPRCEVLGTLLVLDYPNSSHSYFSELRNHLSNAFLERGLLLRPLGNTIYVLPPYCISSKELNFIYSSLVEVLCQIPQ; this comes from the coding sequence ATGCGAAATGATGTTCTAGCTAAAGATGCTGAGTTTGTTTGGCACCCTTTTACACAACACGCCATAGACGCTTCCCCCATCGTCATAAAAAAAGCTAAAGGTTGCTACCTGTATTCTGAAAATGATCGATACCTTGATGCTATCTCTTCCTGGTGGTGTAACTTGCACGGACACGCACACCCATTGATCGCAAAAAGTATCTATAAACAAGCCAAAACCTTAGAGCATGTGATATTTTCTGGAATGACTCATTCTCCCGCAGTCTCCCTACTAGATCAATTGATACCATTACTTCCTAAAGGGATATGCAAAGGCTTCTTTTCTGATAATGGATCCACTTCTGTAGAAATAGCGATTAAAATGGCTATTCAATACTTTCAAAATCAACGTAGCCCCAGATCCCGCATCGTAAAACTAACAAACAGTTACCACGGCGACACCTTCGGAACAATGTCCCTGAGCTGCAACCTGTTTGCCTCTCCTTTCAGCTCTTTTCTCTTCGAAACAATAACACTTCCTTCCCCATATCCTGGACAAGAAAACTTAGCAGCAGAAACAGCAGAAAAACTCTTTAACAACAACAAAGACATTGCCGCCTTCATTTATGAGCCCATCCTACAGGGTGCTGGAGGAATGAAAATTTTCGATGCCAAAACTTTTGATTACATCCTTACTCTGGCAAAACAAAACGAAGTCATTTGTATCGCAGATGAAGTCTTAACAGGATTTGGACGTACAGGCCCCCTATTCGCTTCTTCTCTCATGAAAGAACAACCTGACATCATATGTCTTTCTAAAGGACTAACAGGCGGATTCCTTCCTCTAGCCCTTACTGCTACGACAAAAACCATCTATGAGGGCTTCTTATCTACAGATAGAAAAAAAGCTTTCCTCCATGGACATACATACACGGCAAACCCTTTGGGGTGCGCCGCAGCCATAGAGTCTCTAAAACTTACCCAGTCTGAGAAATGTTCAAAACAAAGAACCTTTATAGAAAATAGCCACAAAAAATTCCAAAAACAACACGGACATCGATGGCCTCGCTGCGAGGTGCTAGGAACCTTACTAGTCCTTGACTATCCAAATTCTTCCCACTCTTATTTTTCTGAACTCAGAAATCATTTATCCAACGCTTTCTTAGAAAGAGGGCTCCTTCTAAGACCGTTAGGAAACACCATCTATGTCCTTCCCCCTTACTGTATTTCTTCTAAAGAATTAAACTTTATTTACTCAAGTCTTGTGGAGGTGTTATGCCAAATCCCCCAGTAA
- the bioD gene encoding dethiobiotin synthase — MNIIVSGINTGVGKTLASAILVKMLSADYWKPIQAGSLDNRDSDQVYHLTQCVCHPEAYLLRHPLSPHKASKVDGVSLDEHDLKFPETNNPLIIEMSGGFLSPFHHRSQGDIFSETDSRWVLVCRDYLGSINHTLLTIEAMQNRNLSLLGIILNEYDCEDSLWLKQKLDLPVIGTINREKDISPSVINHYANAWSLCEMMF; from the coding sequence ATGAATATAATAGTATCAGGAATTAATACAGGAGTCGGAAAGACTCTAGCCTCCGCCATCTTGGTGAAAATGCTTAGCGCAGACTACTGGAAACCTATTCAAGCAGGATCCCTAGATAACAGGGATAGCGATCAGGTCTACCATCTAACCCAGTGCGTTTGCCATCCCGAAGCATATCTACTAAGACACCCTCTATCTCCACACAAAGCTTCAAAAGTTGATGGAGTGTCCCTGGATGAACACGACCTAAAGTTCCCTGAAACCAATAACCCTCTAATCATAGAAATGTCAGGAGGTTTTTTATCCCCCTTCCATCATCGCTCTCAAGGAGACATTTTCTCTGAAACAGATAGCCGCTGGGTCCTTGTATGTCGAGATTACTTGGGAAGTATCAACCATACATTATTAACCATTGAAGCCATGCAAAATAGAAACCTATCTCTTCTAGGAATTATTCTAAATGAGTATGATTGCGAGGATTCCCTATGGCTCAAACAAAAATTAGATCTACCTGTCATAGGAACAATTAACAGAGAAAAAGATATCTCTCCAAGTGTTATTAATCATTATGCCAATGCCTGGTCTTTATGCGAAATGATGTTCTAG